The segment TCTGATTATCATCAATGACCAGTATTTTTGGTAAAGCGCTTTTTTCCAATTACGGATACCTTCCTGTGTTTCGAGTAATTTCCCGATCGGAAATCACTAGAGTATTATAATGTGGTATTGTATTTTCCTTTGGTTAATGTGTAATATTCCCCTACTTCTTCACTTCATATAAATATTCTTAAATGTTATGGTCGTTGTTTTTCTATTACCCTTGTCGTATCTTTTGCAGGATACCTTGAAATATCTTGGTGGGAACTTCAACCTATGCGTAAGGTTATTTTCATCCTTTTATTCTTATGTTGTATACTTTCCCTTTCTGGCTGTATCGGAGACAACGGAGCAGTTCCGGAACGTACTGTTACTTTTGCCAACGTTACGGAAGTGATAGATGGGGACACCTTCGTCATATCTTCCGGTGAAAAGGTACGTCTTATTGGTGTGGACACTCCTGAAAGAGGGGAGCCTTATTATGAGGAGGCCAGGCAGTACATGGTAGATAATGTTCTTGGCATGACGGTAGGTCTTGAATCTGATGTAAGTGATACTGACCGTTATGGCCGTCTTCTGAGGTATGTATGGCTTAACGATACCATGGTTAACAATGAGCTGGTGCTTTTGGGACTGGCATATTCAAAGGCCTATGAACCGGACACCTATTACCAGGAACAACTGGACAGTTCCGAAACCCTCGCAAGGGGGATGGGTGTAGGTCTCTGGTCCGCCTCCTCTTTCGGGGAGGGCGGGCTGGTCACAATTTCCTATCTTGATGCCGGCAGACATATTGGCCAGGAAGTGAGGGTCGAGGGTACTGTGGTCACCACTTCAAGGAATGATGGTAATGGGATCATTTTCCTTAATTTCCATGATCCCTATGAAGGTTATTTTACCGTGGTAATATGGTCGGATGACTGGGACAGGTTCCCGCAGAGCCCTGAGGTCTATTACTATGGGGAACACGTAATGGTTACCGGAAAGGTAGTCGAATACAAAGGCAGCCCTGAGATAGTTGTACAGGCCCCGTCGGAGATCAAGATATTAAGTGATGGATAATGTCACTTTTTTGAAGGAAAAGAACATAAGATTAATAATTGGTTATGTTGAATCATAAGAACATGCAAAAGAGCATTGCTGTAGTCTTTGATAGTGCAGGTACCCTCTTGCATATGTATCGCGTGGCAAAGGATATGGCCAGCGGGGAACTTATCACAGGCGTAGAAAGTACTGACCTTGTGGCACAGCGCAAGGGCCGTGCATTGATCGTGCTTCATACCGAGCCAGCCGTGATACTCGGTGTTGACCGCAATATGCGTGTCATTGATTTTATTGACGGACATGACATAGATATTGACATCAGCTGTGCAAGCGTCCCTTTTTCTGTTGAAGAGGCCTATGGCATAATCAAGGACAGTGATATCAGGATAGCTGATATTCTCCAGGTCGTCGATGTTGTCAGGGAGCATTGCCCTAAGATCTTCTATGTGGCCGCAGGAATCATTGTTGATAGCAATGACCATTCCGTTCCCTATGTTCTGAGTACCGGGGGCCGCATGTTCCATGATACTAAGGAAACCGTCGATAGGCTTAAAGAGCATGGGGTGACCGTGTTTATCGCATCCGGAGACAGCAGGCGAAATCTTAAGCAGCTTGCGGAGTGCATCGATATCCCTATGGAAAGGGTCTATGATATTGCCACCACCCGGGAAAAGGCACGCATCATCCTTGACCTAAAAGAAATGTATGATAAGGTCCTGATGGTGGGTGATGGCCTGAACGATATCCTTGCTCTAAGGGCGGCAGACATTGGTATTGTTACTCTTCAGCAGGGCGATGAACGTCCCGAAAAACTCGAAAGGTCTGCGGACTTTGTGATAAGGGATATCAGGGAAGTTCTGGATATTGTTGATTCACTCTAATTCTATTTTTGCTGTCTCTGAACGTGTTATTTTCTCGTTTGATATTGTTTTTGAATGTTAACGCCGATGCGCCAATGCGTTATGTTTATGTACTGCATTATGTAATGCTGATATATCTAATGGGGACAAATTCTTACTAATGTCTCAGGTACAAAAAGAAAAAATAATTACTGCTACAATGGTTTTGTGTGGATTGTACAAACCTGTTAAGTAGCATTAAACACCATATAATAACAGATACTTATGCGCAGTCAATATCGGAGGAAATCAAATGTCATTGTTCATTGAGGTCAAAGACCTGACTATAGCTTATGATGGTGTTAAGGTTCTGAAAAACATCAATCTTAACATCAATGAAGGTGAAGTCCTTGGAATTCTGGGTCGAAGTGGTGCGGGAAAAACCATCCTTATGCATGCTTTGAGGGGAGCCGAAGAATATGAGAATATCTCCGGTTCTATCATTTACCATCTGGCAAGATGTGAAAAATGTGGCCATATCGATCCTCCAAGCAAGGTAGGCGAAACATGTCGCCACTGTAAGGAAGACTCTATGAAAGCTTTTGATGCGGACTTTGTTGCACTATCCCTTCATGACCATGAACGCAGAAGCGTTTCTAAAAGGATCGCTATCATGCTCCAGCGTACATTTGCACTGTACGGTGATGACCAGGTAGTTGTAAATGTAATGAATTCTCTTACTGAGATCGGTTACAGCGGCAATGATGCTATGTCAAGGGCAATGGAGCTTCTTGAGGATGTCAGGTTATCCCACCGTATGATGCACGTTGCACGTGATCTTAGTGGTGGAGAAAAACAGAGGGTAGTACTTGCAAGGCAGCTTGTAAGGAACCCAATGCTACTTCTTGCTGATGAGCCTACAGGTACACTTGACCCAAGGACTGCAGATGTTGTCCACGATGTTATCGAAAGGGCTGTTAAGGCCTACAACATGACAATGGTCATTACTTCTCACTGGTCAGAGGTTATCGAAGAGCTTGCAGACAAAGCTATCATCCTCGAAGATGGTGCTGTTGTCAAGGAAGGTGATCCTCAAGAGGTCGCAGCTGAGTTCATGAAGATGGTATCTCACATTGAGAAGAACGAGAACGTTGCTCTTGGTGAGCCTATTATCGATGTCAAGAACCTTGTTAAAAAGTATATCTCCGTTACCAGGGGAGTCGTCCATGCTGTCAATGACATATCCTTTGATGTCAAGGAAGGGGAGATATTTGGTATTGCGGGCACCAGTGGTGCAGGAAAGACCACTACCTCAGAGATCCTCATGGGTATTGTTCAGCCTACAAAGGGTGACATCCATGTGCGTGTTGGTGACGAATGGGTCGATATGACTACGCCGGGTCCTGATAACAGGGGTCGTGCTACCAAATATATGGGAATCCTGCATCAGGAATACGGGCTTTATACTCACAGGAGCATCATCGACAATCTGACGGAGTCAATAGGCATAGACCTCCCTTACGAACTTGCAGTTCGCAAAGCAGTGAAGACCCTTGTTGCTACCGGATTCAGTGAAGAGAAGGCAAAGGGAATCCTTCCAAAGATGGCTGATGATATCAGTGAGGGTGAGAGGCACAGGGTTGCTCTTGCACAGATCCTCATGAAAGAGCCTACTATCATCGTGATGGACGAACCTACGGGTACAATGGATCCGATCACCAAGATCGAGGTTACAAGGTCCATCCTTAAGGCACGTGATGAGATGGGTGACACATTCGTTATCGTCTCACACGATATGGATTTCCTGCAGGAAGCATGTGATCGCGTTGCATTGATGAGGGATGCCAAGATAGTGGCCGTTGGTGAACCCAATGATGTTCTTTCCCAGTTAACTGAGGAAGAACGCTTACTTGTTGCTCAGGAAGCATAACTTTTAAAATCAGCTCCCTCTATTATGTAGTGGAGGCGATAGTCCTGAGCAGTAATATTAATGTTGAGGTCAATGGACATCAGATAGCTTTGCCCCCGGGTTCCACTCTGGGGGATTCTATAAATGCATCGCAAGCTCCCTACAGGGAGGGTACCGCCATAGGTATCCTTAAGAAGGACGAGGGCGGCAAAAGCGGTGCAATTATAGATTATGTTGTGAAGACCTCGAAAGGAGATTTCAGGATAGAACTGGAAGATAACTCATCCTCTGCTGCGATATGGGCAGAGCACTTTAATGAATTCGAGGGCATAAAGGTACGATGGGATTCCAGAGATGCAGTTGCATTCGGCCCTTTTGCAGCGGATATTGTTCCTACTCATTCTTCACTTTCACTGAACAAATATGACGTTGTTCTCGGAGCAGGCGGTCTTGATCCGAACAACACTCACATGATAATTGCCCTTGAGGACCATTCATCGGAATATGGTACTCCGGAAGACGGTGTTTTCGGGAAGGTCGTAAGTGGTGTCAGCATCCTGTCCGATCTGGGTAGTGGTGACAGCATAATCAGCATTGAACCGGTCATGGAATGGGAAGAGACCGGGGAGCACATATGTACCACTGATCTGGATACTGTGGTCGAGGACGGTTTCAGGATATTCACATATATTGAGGTTGAGATTGATCCCAGAGCACCGGCCGGCGCAGAACATTTCTTTGCTCTGACACGTCATGGGACCTTTGATGTTGAGTTCGCTTCAAGCTCATTTATTTCTGATCATTCATTGCACGGTGAGATGTGCACATTTGAGAATTTTGATCCCAGGACAAGAGGTTCCGTATGGGTCAGGACCGTGGGTT is part of the Methanococcoides methylutens MM1 genome and harbors:
- a CDS encoding thermonuclease family protein; the encoded protein is MRKVIFILLFLCCILSLSGCIGDNGAVPERTVTFANVTEVIDGDTFVISSGEKVRLIGVDTPERGEPYYEEARQYMVDNVLGMTVGLESDVSDTDRYGRLLRYVWLNDTMVNNELVLLGLAYSKAYEPDTYYQEQLDSSETLARGMGVGLWSASSFGEGGLVTISYLDAGRHIGQEVRVEGTVVTTSRNDGNGIIFLNFHDPYEGYFTVVIWSDDWDRFPQSPEVYYYGEHVMVTGKVVEYKGSPEIVVQAPSEIKILSDG
- a CDS encoding HAD family hydrolase, which translates into the protein MQKSIAVVFDSAGTLLHMYRVAKDMASGELITGVESTDLVAQRKGRALIVLHTEPAVILGVDRNMRVIDFIDGHDIDIDISCASVPFSVEEAYGIIKDSDIRIADILQVVDVVREHCPKIFYVAAGIIVDSNDHSVPYVLSTGGRMFHDTKETVDRLKEHGVTVFIASGDSRRNLKQLAECIDIPMERVYDIATTREKARIILDLKEMYDKVLMVGDGLNDILALRAADIGIVTLQQGDERPEKLERSADFVIRDIREVLDIVDSL
- the atwA gene encoding methyl coenzyme M reductase system, component A2, with the protein product MSLFIEVKDLTIAYDGVKVLKNINLNINEGEVLGILGRSGAGKTILMHALRGAEEYENISGSIIYHLARCEKCGHIDPPSKVGETCRHCKEDSMKAFDADFVALSLHDHERRSVSKRIAIMLQRTFALYGDDQVVVNVMNSLTEIGYSGNDAMSRAMELLEDVRLSHRMMHVARDLSGGEKQRVVLARQLVRNPMLLLADEPTGTLDPRTADVVHDVIERAVKAYNMTMVITSHWSEVIEELADKAIILEDGAVVKEGDPQEVAAEFMKMVSHIEKNENVALGEPIIDVKNLVKKYISVTRGVVHAVNDISFDVKEGEIFGIAGTSGAGKTTTSEILMGIVQPTKGDIHVRVGDEWVDMTTPGPDNRGRATKYMGILHQEYGLYTHRSIIDNLTESIGIDLPYELAVRKAVKTLVATGFSEEKAKGILPKMADDISEGERHRVALAQILMKEPTIIVMDEPTGTMDPITKIEVTRSILKARDEMGDTFVIVSHDMDFLQEACDRVALMRDAKIVAVGEPNDVLSQLTEEERLLVAQEA
- a CDS encoding methanogenesis marker 3 protein, translated to MEAIVLSSNINVEVNGHQIALPPGSTLGDSINASQAPYREGTAIGILKKDEGGKSGAIIDYVVKTSKGDFRIELEDNSSSAAIWAEHFNEFEGIKVRWDSRDAVAFGPFAADIVPTHSSLSLNKYDVVLGAGGLDPNNTHMIIALEDHSSEYGTPEDGVFGKVVSGVSILSDLGSGDSIISIEPVMEWEETGEHICTTDLDTVVEDGFRIFTYIEVEIDPRAPAGAEHFFALTRHGTFDVEFASSSFISDHSLHGEMCTFENFDPRTRGSVWVRTVGYGTGKMFIARDDRPASIMHSVVGHVSHGIELVQMAEAEQKLMVKTYPEPLWLLGLSLKEAEEKLSALGIELVKKGYTEDDAVIVEQNPGNTIDVLREGKVEVTGVSDSKLVRIKLYDDLAPKTLDFFRHAIDLQFKPVGALPIMMTYEDTYIFKAEKAAEKYKEIFPENVPQGKVDGGEIGVTNQAAKRHGMVGVKLNDDDMFGPTGEKFTSTNIIGRILEPEKLKGMKDGDVMYVIEDTGSDQ